A single Syngnathoides biaculeatus isolate LvHL_M chromosome 18, ASM1980259v1, whole genome shotgun sequence DNA region contains:
- the skp1 gene encoding S-phase kinase-associated protein 1, whose translation MPTIKLQSSDGEIFEVDVEIAKQSVTIKTMLEDLGMDDEGDDDPVPLPNVNAAILKKVIQWCTHHKDDPPPPEDDENKEKRTDDIPVWDQEFLKVDQGTLFELILAANYLDIKGLLDVTCKTVANMIKGKTPEEIRKTFNIKNDFTEEEEAQVRKENQWCEEK comes from the exons ATGCCCACAATAAAGTTACAGAGCTCAGATGGGGAAATCTTTGAGGTAGATGTGGAAATCGCTAAACAGTCCGTTACCATCAAAACCATGCTAGAAG ATTTGGGGATGGATGACGAAGGAGACGACGACCCAGTGCCGCTACCTAATGTCAATGCAGCCATTCTTaagaag GTGATCCAGTGGTGCACCCACCACAAGGACGACCCGCCTCCCCCCGAGGACGACGAGAACAAGGAGAAGAGGACGGACGACATCCCTGTGTGGGACCAGGAGTTCCTCAAAGTGGACCAAGGGACCCTGTTCGAACTCATCCTT GCTGCCAACTACTTGGACATCAAGGGTCTGCTAGACGTGACGTGCAAGACGGTGGCCAACATGATCAAAGGCAAAACCCCTGAGGAGATCCGCAAGACCTTCAACATCAAGAATGACTttacggaggaggaggaggcccaG GTCCGCAAAGAGAACCAGTGGTGCGAAGAGAAGTAG
- the ppp2cab gene encoding serine/threonine-protein phosphatase 2A catalytic subunit alpha isoform: protein MDEKAFTKELDQWIEQLNECKQLTEGQVKNLCEKAKEILTKESNVQEVRCPVTVCGDVHGQFHDLMELFKIGGKSPDTNYLFMGDYVDRGYYSVETVTLLVALKVRFQERITILRGNHESRQITQVYGFYDECLRKYGNANVWKYFTDLFDYLPLTALVDSQIFCLHGGLSPSIDTLDHIRALDRLQEVPHEGPMCDLLWSDPDDRGGWGISPRGAGYTFGQDISETFNHANRLTLVSRAHQLVMEGYNWCHERNVVTIFSAPNYCYRCGNQAAIMELDDTLKYSFLQFDPAPRRGEPHVTRRTPDYFL from the exons atggacgaaaAGGCGTTTACAAAGGAGCTGGATCAGTGGATCGAGCAGCTCAACGAGTGCAAACAGCTCACGGAGGGACAAGTGAAAAATCTGTGCGAAAAA GCCAAGGAGATCCTCACCAAGGAGTCCAATGTGCAGGAGGTGCGATGCCCCGTGACGGTGTGCGGCGACGTGCACGGCCAGTTCCACGATCTCATGGAACTGTTCAAGATCGGTGGCAAATCCCCCGACACAAACTACCTATTTATGGGCGACTACGTGGACAGGGGCTACTACTCGGTGGAGACTGTCACTTTACTTGTAGCACTTAAG GTTCGTTTCCAGGAGCGCATCACCATCCTGCGCGGGAACCACGAGAGCAGGCAGATCACGCAAGTGTATGGCTTCTATGACGAGTGTCTGCGCAAGTACGGCAACGCCAACGTGTGGAAGTACTTCACGGACCTGTTTGATTACCTCCCACTCACTGCTTTGGTCGATTCTCAG attttttgtcTTCACGGCGGCCTGTCGCCATCCATTGACACGCTGGACCATATCAGGGCGCTGGATCGGTTACAGGAAGTGCCtcatgag GGTCCCATGTGTGACCTGCTGTGGTCGGACCCCGACGACCGCGGCGGTTGGGGGATCTCGCCGCGGGGTGCCGGCTACACCTTCGGCCAAGACATCTCCGAGACGTTCAACCACGCCAACCGCCTCACGTTGGTGTCCCGCGCCCACCAGCTGGTCATGGAG GGCTACAACTGGTGCCATGAGAGGAACGTGGTGACAATATTCAGCGCACCCAACTACTGTTATCGCTGTGGCAACCAGGCGGCCATCATGGAGCTGGACGACACCCTCAAATACTCCTT CTTGCAGTTTGACCCGGCACCTCGTAGAGGCGAGCCACACGTGACCCGCCGCACGCCAGACTACTTCCTGTAA